CTGTGCGTCGGTCTGTTCCAGCAGATACTGCACCAAAGGCCGGGCTACCAAGCCGGAGCCAAGCACCAGAATGACGTTTTTTTCCGTATCAATCCTCTTTCTGCAGATGCTTTTGCAAATAATGAAAGCGTGGAGTCAGAACGCCTTTATAGAGAATCGTCGCGCGCTGCAATGGCTCCGGCAAGCCGCACAGTGCCAAAGGCGCGTGAAAATCCACTGCTGCCAGGCCGGTCAGCAGCGGCCAGAGCGCCTGGCTGAACCCCATGGAAGCGGCGCGCGGCAATTCAGCCGGCAGATGATCCACAGCCAAAATGGATACGCCGTCCGGCGCCAGACCGACGTGCCAGGTTCCGGTCAGGGGGTGCCAGGTCATGAACGGATTCGCCGGCGTGGTGATGCTCTCGGTGCATTCGATCGACCCGTGGATGTCGCAACTGATGTCGCCGATGATCTGCAGGCGCAGGGGCCCTCGGTGCGCCAGCTCCCGCAATCCTTTTTTGCTGACCAGCCGCGGATAACGCTTGTCCCAATAGATGCCATTGATCAGCACGGTTAAAAACGGCAAGTACGATTGAAAGCGGGAGCAATAGTTTTTCGGCTGCTGATAGTAGTCAGTCAGAGAAAAAACAGTACCAGGCGTGCAGGGCTCCACCATATCTTCCTCGGTGAAGACCGTCTTGTAAAAGCCCGCATAGGGAACTGCGGCGGCCAACTCCTGCGGCGCCAAGGTGCGGACAGGCAGCAGATCAAAAATTTCCTGCGCGCCTCTGGATACCTGTCCATAACCGCTGAATCCGACGATCACCGGGGTGGTCCGAAAAGGCCCGCCGCCATGACCCGCGATGCGCTCTCCGATGGAGCGAACCTCGTTCTGCGCGGATTCCAGCGAATCGTACTCATACGCAGGCCTGAGCTCCGATAAGGGGGTGGACTGGCCCTGCAGGCGCCAGCGCAGACCAAGCCCGCGCAAGGTTTCCAGCATGCCGGCCAGACCGGCATAGCGGCCAAAGAACACCACCCGTTTCCCCTGGCTGTCCGTGATGCATTCGTAATCGATCAAGGTGCACCGTTGCTCCATAAACCGGCGCAGCATAGCCAGATTGTGCGGCTGCCCCTTGATGGTGTGCGAAAAAAGCAAATAGGCTTTGTCGGCAAGAATTTTCGCCGGCGGCACCTCTTTGACGTTGAGGATCACCTCACACTCGTCCAGTTCCTCCTTGATCACTACGCCCAGCCGTGCATACTCGTGATTCTGAAAAACTCTAAGCGAAGAGGGTTGCACCACAATCCGCAGACCGGCGGTTTGCATCAGCCGTGCCGCGTGCTCCGGGATGATGGGAACCCGACGCTCCCATTCATTTTTATCTTCTCTGCGAATTCCGAGGGTTGTAATCATATCCCGCATATCCTCAAAAGCCTGAACCGTGTTGTCGCCGTTTTGCCAGGGATCAGGTGCGTCTGATCGCCAGCTGCCCGCAGGCAGCAGCGATGTCAGCCCCCTTGCTCCAGCGGACGGAAACCGGTGCGTGCAGCGCCCGCAACCGCTGAACAAATCGATCTACCGCCTGCGCATCCGGAGCAAAAAATTTTTCAATAGCCGCGTTGTAGGGAATAAGATTGATCTTGCAGGGCAATCCTTTGAGCAAGCGCACCAGGTTTTCTGCATCCTGCTCGCTGTCGTTGACGCCGGCCAGCAGAACATATTCAAAGGTCGGATGCTGTCTCGCTTTCTGTGCATAGTAGCGGACAGCCTTCATCAACTCAGCCAGAGGATATTTGCGGCCGATGGGCAGCAGGGCCTTGCGTTTTTCATCGGTCGGCGCATGCAAAGAGATGGCCAGGCGAAAAGGATGGCCCTCGTCCGCAAAACGATAAATCGCCGGTACAATTCCTACAGTGGAGAGAACAATATGCCGGCCGGCGATGGCCGGGCCATCCGGGTGGTTCAAAAGAGTGCAGGCTTTGATCACTGCATCATAATTCTGCAATGGTTCACCCATGCCCATCAACACCACATTGGTCAGATCGACGCCGGCCTCGCGTTCGATGAACAGAACCTGGTCGACTATTTCGCCGGCCGTCAGATCGCGGTGAAAACCCATCGCCCCGGTGGCGCAAAAGGAGCATTTAAACGCACACCCCACCTGGGTGGAAAGGCAACAGGTGCGGCGCCCGGGTTCACGCATCAGCACACTTTCGATCGAATGGTCGTCCTGCAGGTGAAAGAGATATTTGACGGTATTAGATTCATCGGACAGCGTACGGCCGGCCTGCTGCAGGCAGCCAAGAGCAGCCACAGTGTCCAGCTTTTCACGCAATCGTTTGGCGAGATCGGTCATATCGCCAAAGCCGGTCGCTTTCCTCTCATAGATCCAGCTGAACAACTGACGGCCGCGAAATTTCTTTTCCCCGATCGATTCGGCGAACTCTTCGAGCTCCTGAAGGGTCAGGCCGGTCAAAATTTTTTTTCCCGACTCCATAAGTTTACCAAAATAATAAATTGCAGAATAAAATGCAATCGCAAATGACAGGCTTTGCCGAGAATCCGATGATTCGTCCATCCCTGCCCGCCAAGGGCGAACAACGTCATCGGAGTGGAATTAATTGTTGCTTCACACCGTTTTTATTGCTAAAATAAATGTTTAAGAGCCCTTACACAAATGGAATGATATGAATAAATTATTAAAAATTTTACGCCTGGCGGGCAAAAATCCTTCGATGGCGGCGGCCAAAGCAGCCATCACTTGGCGCAACCAAATCAGCGTCAGGCGGGATTATCGCCGTGAGGATGGCTCTGCCCGGCCGCCATCCACGCTGTGCCTTAAACTCACCAACAGCTGCAATCTGGCATGCAAAATGTGCGGACAGCCCAGGGAGAACCTGGCTCAGGATGATATTAAATATGCACCGGAAACGTTTTTCCGCCAGAAAGTGGCGGTAAGCGACTATCAGGCGCTCATCGATGAGGTCCATCGCTTTCATCCCAACCTCTATCTTTGGGGGGGGGAGCCGTTTATTTATGCGGATATCTTTGACCTCATCGCACATGGTAAAAAACACCATCTCACCTGTCAGGTGAACACCAACGGCCTCTATATTAAAAAATATGTCCGCGAACTGGTGGACTCGGGGCTGGATGATCTGATCGTCTCCATCGACGGACCAGAGGCGGTACATGATCAGGTACGCGGAATGCCCGGCGCCTTCCGGCTGGTGCAGGCGGGGCTACAGGAGCTTCTGGAGGAAAAAAAGCGTCGAGGCGCGACCAAACCGATTATCCGGGTGCGCGGCACCATCAGTCCACAAAATTTCGAGCATCTCTATGCGCTCACCGGCATCGCCAAATCCTTGGGCGCCGACAGTCTGAATTTCAACTGGACCTGGTTTACCACCCATGCCACTGGGACCGCTCATCAGCAGCTGATGAAACGGCTGTTCGACATCGAAGCACTCTCCTGGCGGCCTTTTGAAAGCGACCTGGTGATGGATCCGGAGAAACGCCGCAGACTGGACGGCATTCGCGAACAGCTGATCCAGTTGGAGAACAACCGGGAAAATTTTCTCATCACCCTGTCGCCCGACGTCAGGCCGGAAGAGGTCGAACGCTACTACACCGACATCCGCTACACCTTTGGTTCAGACCGCTGCTATGCGGTGTGGTTGAAATCCTACATTCTGCCTAACGGCGATGTCACGCCGTGTCCCGATTATCCCGATTTTATCGCCGGCAACATTTTGCAGCAACCTTTTATGGAAATCTGGAACGGCGAACGGTATAAACACTGGCGCCGTGAGTTGCGAGCGCGCAAACTTTTTCCCGTGTGCTACCGCTGTTGCGATTTGTTTCTGTCCAACCTCGCCGTGCTTTAGGAGATCCCATGCGTGTCTTTTTCATCAATCCCCCCTTTCTGGGCCGCTTCAGCCGAAGCCAGCGCAGTCCGGGAGTCATCAAATCCGGCACCATGTATTATCCCTACTGGCTTGCGCACGCCGCTGCGCTGGTCGAAAAGAACGGACACGAGATCCAAGTGGTTGACTGTCCGGCGGCCGCACTCTCCGAGCAGGCGCTGCATCAAGCGGTGCTGGACTTTAATCCTGATCTGATGGTGCTCGAGTCAGTCGCGGCCAGCTGGTACGCGGACTGCGAAACCGCAGCCCGGCTTAAAAAGCTGCTGCCCGACAGCCGCATCTGTCTGGTGGGAACCCATGTGACCGTGCTCTGGCGGGAGACTCTGGAACGGGAGCCGCTGATCGATTTCATCGCCATCGGCGAATATGATTATACCATCCTCGAGTTGACCGAAAACCTGCATCGACCGGATCGTCTGGCGCACATCAAGGGGCTGGCCTTTCGCCAAGGTGCTGATACGCGCCGCACAGAGGATCGGCCGCTGATCATGGATCTGGATCAGCTGCCTTATATCGCGCCGATCTACAAACGCTTCTTCAAAGTAGAGAACTATTACTTTAACCTCTCCTATCATCCCATGGTTATGCTGATCGGCGGCCGCGGCTGCAATTCGCTCTGCTTTTACTGCGTCTATCCTCAGGTCATCCACGGACACTCTTATCGCCATCGCAGTCCCGAACATCTGATCGGTGAAATGTGCTGGGTGCAGGAGAACATGCCCGAGGTGCGCGAGATCACCTTTGAGGACGACAACTTTGCCGCTGACCGCCGTTTTGCCCGCCGTTTTGCCGAACTGGTGCGCGAACGGGGCGTACGGCTGCCGTTTTTCGCCAATCTGCGCACTGCCGTGGACTATGAAACTCTGAAGGCGTTGCGGGACGCCGGGCTGCGCAACTGCGCCGTGGGATTTGAATCCGGCGACGACCGTTTGCTGCGCACCATGCGTAAGGGGCAGAACAGCGACATCCAAGCCCGGTTCGTCAGGGACGCCCATCGACTGGGGCTTCTGGTACACGGCTGTTTTATGGTGGGTTTTCCGGGTGAAACCCGGGAAACCATGAACAAAACGCTGGACCTGGCGTTCAAAATCAAGCCGGACAGCGCTCAATTTTATCCGGTGATGCCCTATCCGGGCACCGGCGCTTATGCCTATTATGAACAGAACGGCATGCTGGCCACCAAGAACTTTCGCGAATGGTTGACCGCTGAGGGCGGCCACCGCTGTGTGCTCAATCTGCCGGGATTATCGCCGCAGGAGATCGAAGCGTTCTGTGAACGAGCCTTTCGGCGTTTTCATTTTCGCCCGCGCTACCTCATGTATAAAATCATGCAGCTGCTGCTCCATCCCCGCGAGGGCTGGCGTTCCCTGAAAGCGGGTCTCTTTTTTATCTGGTATACGCTGACCAACCGGCGTGAACGTCAGGAGCCGTTTGCCGTGTCCGCCGTCCCAACGCCGGAGGAGTGGTTGCACGAGATCCGCGTGCCCATGGGCCGGATGGAAAAAATTAAACGAGGTGACCAATCATGAGACAAATCTTGACAATCTGGGCTCTTCTTATGTGGGCTGTTCCCAGCCGTATAGTCGCTGCAGAGGATGGCTGGATTCCCATTTTCAACGGCAAAGACCTGCAGGGATGGACGGTGAAAATCGCCGGGCGAAAGCTGAACGACAACTATCGCAACACCTTCCGCGTCCGCGACGGTGTGCTGCAGGTCTGCTATGACGGCTATAAAAACTTTGATGATCGCTTCGGCCATCTCTTCTATCAGCAAAAACTCTCCCGTTACCGTCTGCGGCTGGACTACCGTTTCATCGGACAACAGACCAAGGGAGCGCCCGCCTGGGCGCTGCGCAACAGCGGCATTATGCTGCATTGCCAGTCCCCGCAAAGCATGAGCAAGACACAATTTTTTCCGGTCTCCATCGAAGCGCAGTTGTTGGGCGGCGATGGTCAGACAGAGCGGTCGACCGGCAATGTCTGCACGCCGGGCACCCATGTGGTCATCAACGACCGATTGATCACTCAGCATTGCATCGAGTCCACCTCCAAAACCTATGCCTGGGATCAGTGGGTCACCCTAGAAGTGGAGGTGAACGGTTACGGTCCCATCGTCCATTTCATCAACGGGGAGCGCGTCCTGCAGTATGAAAAACCGCAGCTCGATCCGACCGATCCGGATGCACAAAAATTGATCCGCGACGGCATCCTGCGGTTGGACGAGGGATATATCGCGCTGCAGGCTGAAAGCCATCCGGTTGAATTCCGCAACATCCTGCTTAAAATAATTCAATAGCAATCATAATGGTCATGGAGGACGGATGTCATCGACCCAACAACCCAATGACGTGGAACTGGTCCACCGGTTTAAGAACATACACAGCGCCTTAATCCGGGAGATCGGCAAGGTCATCATCGGCCAGAACCGGGTGATCGACGAACTGTTGATCGCTCTGTTTAGTCGCGGACATTGTCTGCTGGTCGGCGTTCCCGGCCTGGCGAAGACACTGCTGATCAGCACCGTGGCCCGGGTTCTGAATCTGAAATTCAGCCGCATTCAGTTCACCCCGGACCTGATGCCCTCGGACATCACCGGCACAGAGGTGATCGAGGAGGATAAAAGCAGCGGTAGGAAAACCTTTAAATTCGTCCAGGGACCGGTGTTCGCCAACATGGTGCTGGCGGACGAAATCAATCGTACGCCGCCTAAAACCCAATCCGCCCTTCTGCAGGCCATGCAGGAACATGAAATCACTGCCGCCGGCGCCACTTACAAGCTGGCGGAGCCGTTCTTCGTTCTGGCCACACAGAACCCCATCGAACAGGAGGGCACCTATCCGCTGCCGGAGGCGCAGCTGGACCGCTTTATGCTCAATTTATGGGTGGATTATCCGGATGAGAGGGAAGAACAAGACATCGTCAGCGCCACCACCAGCAATTATCAGGCTGATCTGAAAACGGTTCTGAACGCCGCTGAAATCATCGGCTTTCAGGATCTGATCCGCCGCGTGCCGGTGGCGGACAACGTCATCTCCTACGCAGTCCGCCTGGTGCGCAAAACCCGTCCTCTTTCGTCTGAGGCGCCTGCATTTGTCAAAGAATGGATCACCTGGGGCGCTGGACCACGGGCTTCACAATACTTGATCCTCGGCGCCAAGACCCGTGCGGTGCTGGACGGCCGTCCCACGCCGGACATCGACGACGTACGCGCCATGGCCAAACCGGTGCTGCGCCATCGACTGGTGACCAATTTCAACGCCGAAGCGGAAGGGATCACCACGCTGCAGCTCATCGAGCGCCTGAACGATGAATAATCCTTTTGCAAAAAGGCCGGATGATGCGACTGGGACAAACTACCGGCGCTTTTTGAACCCCGAAGCCGTCTCCAAGCTCAAAAATATGAACCTCATCGCCCGGCTGGTGGTGGAGGGCTTTATCACCGGATTGCACCGCAGCCCGTATCACGGCTTCAGCGTCGAATTCGCCGAACACCGGCCCTATATGCCGGGCGACGACCTTCGCCGTCTTGACTGGAAAGTGCTGGGCAAAACCGATCGTCTTTATCTCAAAGAATATGAAGAGGAGACCAATCTGCGGTCGTATCTGCTGGTGGATGCTTCTGCTTCCATGGGCTATCGGTCCGGCCAAGTCAGCAAATTGCAATATGCCGCCTGGCTGGCCGCCAGCCTCTCCTACCTGATGTTGCGCCAGCGGGACGCCGTGGGGCTGGTCACCTACTCGGATCATATCCGCAAACTCCTACCGCCGCGCTCCATCTACAGCTATCTGCCTGTCATCCTGCAAGAGTTGCAGAACACCTCCAGCCAAGGGGAGACCCGCATCGGCCGCATCTTTCACCAGCTGGCGGAGCGCATGCCCCGGCGCAGTCTACTCATTATCTTTTCCGACCTCTTTGATCACCCGCAGGAGATCCTCTCCGGACTCAAACATTTTCGCCACAACCACCATGAGGTGATCGTGTTTCATATCCTGGATCCCCTGGAACGCCGTTTTGATTTCAAACAGGCCGGCACTTTCCTCGATGTGGAGACTGGAGAAAAACTCTCCACCCAACCATGGCACATCCGCACTGAATACAGCCGATTGATCGACGAATTCATCGATACGCTGAAAAAAGGGTGCCGCGAGCATCGCATCGATTACGCGCTGATGGACACGGCCGAGGACTTTGACCGCGCTCTGCTGCAGTATCTCATCAAGCGCAAAAGGATTGGGGGATAAACGAGGGGATGGGTTCTTTATCCAGCCGTTCACACCGTTCTCTGATGCACAGAGCCCACCATTTGAATGCAGCAGGAGTAGCCGCCGCGACGCGCGTGGAATAGTCGTAGAGGTCTCTCCGGCCCTGTCCTGCAAAAAGGCCTGCAAAATGCGGTATATCGGGGTATGAGGAAGGAACAGACGCGCCAAACGGCGCCATAAACAAAGCTTGAGTGACTGAAATCCATTTTGCACAGCCAACGGTTAAGGGGTGATGAGGATAAAGCCGTGATCCGAGGCAAGAAAATAATCCAGCTCGTTGAACGCTGTG
This window of the bacterium genome carries:
- the rlmN gene encoding 23S rRNA (adenine(2503)-C(2))-methyltransferase RlmN, yielding MTGLTLQELEEFAESIGEKKFRGRQLFSWIYERKATGFGDMTDLAKRLREKLDTVAALGCLQQAGRTLSDESNTVKYLFHLQDDHSIESVLMREPGRRTCCLSTQVGCAFKCSFCATGAMGFHRDLTAGEIVDQVLFIEREAGVDLTNVVLMGMGEPLQNYDAVIKACTLLNHPDGPAIAGRHIVLSTVGIVPAIYRFADEGHPFRLAISLHAPTDEKRKALLPIGRKYPLAELMKAVRYYAQKARQHPTFEYVLLAGVNDSEQDAENLVRLLKGLPCKINLIPYNAAIEKFFAPDAQAVDRFVQRLRALHAPVSVRWSKGADIAAACGQLAIRRT
- a CDS encoding radical SAM protein, which encodes MNKLLKILRLAGKNPSMAAAKAAITWRNQISVRRDYRREDGSARPPSTLCLKLTNSCNLACKMCGQPRENLAQDDIKYAPETFFRQKVAVSDYQALIDEVHRFHPNLYLWGGEPFIYADIFDLIAHGKKHHLTCQVNTNGLYIKKYVRELVDSGLDDLIVSIDGPEAVHDQVRGMPGAFRLVQAGLQELLEEKKRRGATKPIIRVRGTISPQNFEHLYALTGIAKSLGADSLNFNWTWFTTHATGTAHQQLMKRLFDIEALSWRPFESDLVMDPEKRRRLDGIREQLIQLENNRENFLITLSPDVRPEEVERYYTDIRYTFGSDRCYAVWLKSYILPNGDVTPCPDYPDFIAGNILQQPFMEIWNGERYKHWRRELRARKLFPVCYRCCDLFLSNLAVL
- a CDS encoding radical SAM protein, yielding MRVFFINPPFLGRFSRSQRSPGVIKSGTMYYPYWLAHAAALVEKNGHEIQVVDCPAAALSEQALHQAVLDFNPDLMVLESVAASWYADCETAARLKKLLPDSRICLVGTHVTVLWRETLEREPLIDFIAIGEYDYTILELTENLHRPDRLAHIKGLAFRQGADTRRTEDRPLIMDLDQLPYIAPIYKRFFKVENYYFNLSYHPMVMLIGGRGCNSLCFYCVYPQVIHGHSYRHRSPEHLIGEMCWVQENMPEVREITFEDDNFAADRRFARRFAELVRERGVRLPFFANLRTAVDYETLKALRDAGLRNCAVGFESGDDRLLRTMRKGQNSDIQARFVRDAHRLGLLVHGCFMVGFPGETRETMNKTLDLAFKIKPDSAQFYPVMPYPGTGAYAYYEQNGMLATKNFREWLTAEGGHRCVLNLPGLSPQEIEAFCERAFRRFHFRPRYLMYKIMQLLLHPREGWRSLKAGLFFIWYTLTNRRERQEPFAVSAVPTPEEWLHEIRVPMGRMEKIKRGDQS
- a CDS encoding DUF1080 domain-containing protein is translated as MRQILTIWALLMWAVPSRIVAAEDGWIPIFNGKDLQGWTVKIAGRKLNDNYRNTFRVRDGVLQVCYDGYKNFDDRFGHLFYQQKLSRYRLRLDYRFIGQQTKGAPAWALRNSGIMLHCQSPQSMSKTQFFPVSIEAQLLGGDGQTERSTGNVCTPGTHVVINDRLITQHCIESTSKTYAWDQWVTLEVEVNGYGPIVHFINGERVLQYEKPQLDPTDPDAQKLIRDGILRLDEGYIALQAESHPVEFRNILLKIIQ
- a CDS encoding MoxR family ATPase; translated protein: MSSTQQPNDVELVHRFKNIHSALIREIGKVIIGQNRVIDELLIALFSRGHCLLVGVPGLAKTLLISTVARVLNLKFSRIQFTPDLMPSDITGTEVIEEDKSSGRKTFKFVQGPVFANMVLADEINRTPPKTQSALLQAMQEHEITAAGATYKLAEPFFVLATQNPIEQEGTYPLPEAQLDRFMLNLWVDYPDEREEQDIVSATTSNYQADLKTVLNAAEIIGFQDLIRRVPVADNVISYAVRLVRKTRPLSSEAPAFVKEWITWGAGPRASQYLILGAKTRAVLDGRPTPDIDDVRAMAKPVLRHRLVTNFNAEAEGITTLQLIERLNDE
- a CDS encoding DUF58 domain-containing protein, with the protein product MNNPFAKRPDDATGTNYRRFLNPEAVSKLKNMNLIARLVVEGFITGLHRSPYHGFSVEFAEHRPYMPGDDLRRLDWKVLGKTDRLYLKEYEEETNLRSYLLVDASASMGYRSGQVSKLQYAAWLAASLSYLMLRQRDAVGLVTYSDHIRKLLPPRSIYSYLPVILQELQNTSSQGETRIGRIFHQLAERMPRRSLLIIFSDLFDHPQEILSGLKHFRHNHHEVIVFHILDPLERRFDFKQAGTFLDVETGEKLSTQPWHIRTEYSRLIDEFIDTLKKGCREHRIDYALMDTAEDFDRALLQYLIKRKRIGG
- a CDS encoding MinD/ParA family protein, coding for MLPAEYVLLDLGAGTAFNELDYFLASDHGFILITP